The genomic interval TCCTAGAAGAGATGAAACATATTTCATGAGAATGTTATTAACAGTTCAAAGATTGGTTGAAAGCTATGATTCAATAAAAACAAGGTTGGTGCTATTAACACCCATTTTTACTATTAACACACCCTTCCTCACATGATTTTTTTAAGATGATGTCATGCATGCCATTTTATGTGGAAGAGGTGtgttaataacaaaaaatagTGTGTTACTAACATCACcctaaaaataattaatggCACTATCAAGAAGTCTGTCGAACTCTTGGTTAATTGGGAGATGATAAAGAATGAATTGATGCCCTAACAACATCTTTGTGTGTTGCATCAGCATCTAAATGCGTCACCTATATGTAACAATTGTCTTATATTGTGAAGTCTCATATCCGCAAAAATTACTTGATGCACATTGGTAAAGAATGGATGATGATATTTCATACAGATTTGAAAAGGAGGTTGTCAGATGAGACTTCCATGTCCATGTTGCTCCATTTACTTAATTTAAGGCTCAAATTGACATAGTTGTGTTGTGGGCAGAATTACTTTTGAAGTTGTTGTGAGCATAATTGTTTTTGAAACTGTTATGAGAGAAATCACCTCAGGTATTTAGTAAACTGTTTTGAAAATTACTGTGAAACCGAAAAACAATTGAGTGTTTGGTCATGTTATGATTAAAATGTTGAATTCCCAATATGGATACTCATTGATATAAATTATATTACGAATTTCATTTGGTCTGAAAATGTAACTAATTAAATTCCCAATATGACTTTGTTGGATTACCAAAAAGGACATGAACAAGCATCCATAGTTTCTCTTGTACAATGAACTCAAAGTGATACATGTCTTATATTATTCATACATATGTCCCTTCATACATCATATTACATAAATAGTAGATATTAACTGCAACATatatttgtcttttttttttttgatgaaaACATATATTTGTCTATGGATCCATATAGTTATGTAGAAGATAAGATGTTTCACCTTTTAGTTTGGAGACGACGGTGCTCTATCATGTTTTTGACGAAGATGACATACAATTACTTGATTAGGGATTAGTGATTTGATGACATTGGCATCATTGTAAGAATCATGAGATTCGTTCTACGAAATGGAAGGTAGTAGAATAGCAATGAAGATTAGAAGAGATAGTTGAAAGAATGAGGACAAAATctgatttagaaaaaaaagtcaaaaactCATTAAAACCTCCGTGTTTTAGGGTTACCGCAAAAGCAACCTTGAAAACAACCCCACGCTGCTTTTCCAAAACCTGTTGTTGTAAGAATCGCTTCCGCTGAAATCAGTATGTTGAGTTCATTGTATATATTGaaccaaaaatatgaaaccgAAAGCGATTAGTATATACTGTCTCAGAAATGAAAACAGTGCACGCTAAATCCTTGGATATTTTTATCCTTTTCTTTTGGACAGAATGATATTTTTATCCTAACTGTTGGGATTTCAACTCTTGAATAAGCTTATTAAGATCCTGGTATGATGATCCACCTTCTTCAACAGACCTCCTTGCTTGCTTTCCAAGCTCCCTAGCTTTGCTTCTCCTCATCTCTGCCTCTTCACCCACCATGATCTCACTCACAGCTTTCACAATAGTTTCCTTCTTCACACTATCCCCGAAAATCCTAATCCATTTCTGAGTCCCAACACTAACTCCAATCTTCAGCACTTTCGTCACCAATTTCTCATTGTAAAATTGCTCAGCAGACACAGGCCATGTCACCATGGGAAGCCCTGCAGATATTCCTTCCATTGTGGAGTTCCATCCACAATGTGTCACAAACCCACCAATACTTGGatgatcaagaatcaaaaCCTGAGGAGCCCAACCTCTGATGATCAATCCCTTTCCTTCCATCCTCTCTTCAAATCCTTCAGGCAACCACTCATCCTGGTCTACCTCAATGCCCTCATCTTTGCCTCTCCTCACCACCCAAATGAAGTCCTGCCCGGCAGCTTCTAGAGCCATTGCAATCTCCTTGAGCTGAGTCGAGTTGAAGTTAGCCACACTCCCAAAACAAACATACACAACTGAATCTTGTTTCTTTGAATCAAGCCATTTCAAACACTCATGCTCATCAACAGTGgcttcttttcctctatttgaTTTCTCCTCAATCTCTCTATTGCATAGAGAAACAGGGCCGATATGCCACGCCTTCCTCCCCAACTTATTTCTGTAGTAATCTGCATAAACCGGTTCGAGCTCATAGAAACTGTTAACAATAACTCCATAACTCTTCAACACCGATTCTATAGCATCTTTCATCAACTGGTTCAAGTCACTTGAGACAATTGTTTTGGTAACAGCAGGAACTTGGGAACTTGTCATTTCAATCTCACCAGGCAAATATGGGATCACAAAAGACTCAAATTCACTTGAAACATTCTTGAAAGGCTCATGGAGCTTCATAATCTCGATAGCACATAGAGAAAAGAAGCAAGTCCCATGAAACACCAACCTCGGAATACCAAACTTAGCAGCAGCTTCAGTTGCCCAAGGAAACAGCATGTCAGCTACAAGGCAGGTTGGCTTGAATTCCTCGAGAAGCTCCTCGAGCTGTGGTTGAAGCAAGCGTGTGGCCTGGAATAAACTGTTGCCCAAATCCGATGAGGGTGGTAATGTGTCCATATTCTCACACCCTTTTGGCAGACCAGCTTCTTCACTTGGGAGCTCGATGGCTTTGATTTGGATCAACCCAGAAGAAGATTTCCTCGATTGGGTCGACTGGGTGAATCTGGTAGCGTTTAGAGGAGTGGTGACTATGGTGACCCTGACGCCGTGTGAAGCAAAAAGCTTGGCCATGTCGGAGACTGGGATCATGTGGCCGTGAGCCAGGAACGGGAACAAGAATATGTGAACAGAGTCGTGGCTTTCGCTGCCCATGTTGGATTTTCAGAGCTTGAAAACGAAGAAGATGGAGTGTGTTCGTGCTTATGTTTCTATGGAGGTGAACAAGTTaatataggaagaaagagggCCAATGCTATAATGGTACTAGGAAGTAGGAAGACAAAAAGATATTGTGCATACGCAAATGGGGAATTCGTATTGTGGAATTGTATGCATTGAATTATAATCATGTATGGTAGATTATTTCCTTAAGATAACAATTATCTAAATAGAAAGAAATGAGGAatggttttgagttttgactgTGTTGTGTTGAGTAGTCAAGCAAATGGTATCACGAGGCACTTAGGCATGAAAAATCAATGTGACCTCACGGCTTGCGTCAGAACAATGGTGATTTTTCCAGGGAATCAAATGGCATGTGACCAGGAAATTAATACTTTTCCAAGTAAAGAGTCGTGGGGGAAAACGAATGATTTCTAAACGAGTTGTGTGGTCATATTCAACGgtaaatatgatatatatatatatatgcctctAACCTTAGTTTACTTTTCTAATTCAACTAAATTATGAACTAACTGAAAAGTTATGACACAGACCCATTGAGTCTAGATGAATAATTATCATACCTCCACCGTTAAGTTTATTGTGTATTTTTGAAtttgtgtttttcttcttACTTGTTACATAAGATTGGGTTTAATTGTACACCACAAAAGTTTAAACTTGCACTGCAATAAGGTGCATTTCACAAAACTCtaatagaaaaataataaaataaatagaaagaaagaaataaggATCCcattataaatagaaaaacatAAGAGCACCGCAGCCTCTTTTTCTCTCCCTAGGTTTTATTTCCCTGGGGTTTTAGGATCAAAGCTTGCAGCGTGCATTGCTCGGCTCATACCTCCTTCTTATACCTTGGTGGGATTCCACATCTGTGGTGGCGTCGCTGGGTTTCAAGACAACGTTGGTGGTCGAGGTTTTTGTGATTGTAATCTTTGGCTGGAATCTGACATCTAAGTGACGTCAACCATCCCTCTTATCTCTTTCTTCTGCTCTCCTGGCCGAGGTCGGGTGGGGGAGGGGGATTGGAGGTTTCGCACCTAAGTTTTCTCACAGGTGGGGGAGGCTAATGTTGGGATCACAATGGTGGCATGTCCTCTTGCGTGGTGCGACAATGGTTGTACTGGTAGTGGTACCGGCTTGGGCTGGTGTCCGGAGGTTGACTTGGCAGTATTGTTTGGTTGTCATGGCGGAGGCCGGCGGCTGGTGTGGATGGTGGTTGTCGAGTAGGAAGAGGGAACTATGGATGGGCTTCTATTAGTGGGTTAGGCCAGTTGTTCTCAAGTTTTCAAGTTCATGGGTGTTGGGCTTGTTAGTACGGCTTGGATTCTTCTGCTAACTAGGTTGGATAATTTTTACCTTGAATCTGGGGAGACCTCCTTTGTGTGTAGGGagattctgtttttttttctaaataaatcAGCGTAGTCTTGCATTCAGTCTTGCATTCAGGACATTTGGTTACTTATGTGGATCATACCATGATTGTCGATATTAAGGCAATTACAGTTTAGTTCGCTAGGTCTTGTTGTTTCATATGAATCTAACTCCATGCCCATCAGGTGAGTATTCTATGTTCATGTTGATCtctatattttaatatatttgacGTCTCtgtctttctatttttttaaatgttcCCATTATAAACAAACTAAGCAACAAAGAGTAGACTAATTTTATTATGTGCTATCATCGCACGATTGTGTAACTAATGATAATGGTCACGataagcataaataaatataaagaaataAGCAACGCATTATAAATAATAGAAGCAACAAATAATagaattttattatgtgatATCATCAAACAAGTTGCGTAGCTCGGTATGATAATAATGCTCGCAATAAGCATAACGCAGACCTATAGTTTaatagaaattattatatatacccgctATATATCTCACGTGGTGTATTCTCTTAATGTTATTGATCtatttttttactgtgattgtttctgattggttcttatatgtaaataaatttttatcattttcaccgcatgcatgttaattatactatGACGTATAATGATTGACTGAGTACACCACATAACAGTGTCACATGGTGTGATGGATACACATAAGAATTACTCTATAGTTTAAAGCTTCAGTGTCTAAGTACAAAATCTTACAAAACTTGGGACGAGGTATTTAGATATACACTCATTTGGGTAGACATGTTTTACATTAAACCCACCTCTTTATTTTACATCCAACCCTATTTACTAGGTTAATTTTAAAAACCACAATCTTGATTCCATGCTAATTTACATCATCCTAACCAAAAAATGGTTGAGATTATTCCATGATTAAAGCTCAATTTATTTCTACCTTCATTACAGGCAATTGATCATTactaaaattacataaatattTGTTTGACTTCATCATACTTGTTATAATATACATGACTAATATGAGTCGCTCGATAATATACTTAACCTCTAAGAGTTgggtaaaataagaaaatacatataagaaagacaaaattagCTAGGAAAAAGATGAGTACCTTACGATGAGAAACTTTTAGCATAAGAAAATATTCTTACAAGTAAGACAACATTGtcttatttaattatacatataaGGAATACAACATTATCTaggaataagaaaatatatttataagaaAGATAATataatttagaaaaaaatgatCAGTACCTTACAATGAGAAACTTTTAGCTTAAGAAAATATACCTACAACTACAAGGAAGACAAAATTGTCTTGtttaattatacatataaAGAAGACAACATTATCtagaaataagaaaatatacctataaaaaaataatataatctaGAAAAAAGATGACCAGTATCTTACAATGAGGAACTTTtaacataagaaaatatacatACAAGGAAGACAACATTGTCTTGTTTAAATATACATAAAAGGAAGACAACATTACTTACACAGAAAATGAGGAACTTTTAGCATAACGCATAAAGTACTTACCAGATCATATTATATTTCTTGATCTTATATCTCCCaattttttattctctttCAATAACCTTTCTTCAACTATGACTAGGAGAGTAGGCGAAAAGTACCATGCATGATTGCCCTCCTCTTGCATATTTTGTTCTCAATTTTATGCGGTAACATTTGGTTTCATTGAGAAAAGTATGTAtgaaattctttcaaaaaagaCTACCTTCATATAAGAAAGATAAGAATTACAAATTTGTGTTCATATATTAGAATGTGTGTTCATATTAGCAACATAAAATAAAGATTatataaagaaacaaaaattgattagTCGTAACTACTTATCTAGgagatgtttttctttttcaaccgGGCAAAACAGTGAAGCcagcaaaaaaaaatgaatttataaaaataaaatctatAAGGAATGTTGAAATAATTAATTGAgtgtaaattaaaaaaaattatgaaaatgGAGTTTCGAACAAATTATCTTTTTAGACTAAGCCTCAAGAAGGTGCTTCAATTCTTCAACTAGAGAAATTAAATCCGAGGAGGATGAACCACCATCTTCAATAGCCATCATTGCCTTCTCTCCAAGcttttcaactcttcttctcaTATTCACTACTTCATCACCCACCATGATTCTGGTCACAGCCTCCTCTATGGCATCCCTTCTCACACTCGCTTCTTTCTCCACATTTACATCCAAAAATGATGAAACCCATTTTGTAGAACTTACAGGAATCCCAATTCTAAGTATCTCAGTCACCAACTTCTCATTATAAAACTGCTCGCCGAACAACGGCCACGTGATCATCGGAACCCCGGCAGACACTCCTTCTAAGATAGAGTTCCACCCACAGTGAGTCACAAATGCTCCTATTGCTTCATGCTCAAGTATAAGCACTTGGGGAGCCCAATCTCTTATAAGCATTCCCTTACCTTCCATTCTCTTCTCAAATCCTTCAGGCAACCACTCTTCTACctctttcttttcattcttCACAACCCAAATGAAGTCTTGTCCAGAAGCCTCAAGGCCTAATGCAATTTCTAGCAGCTGACATTCAGCAAAACGGATCATGCTTCCGAATGATACATAAACAACCGAATGCGGTTTCTTTGAATCAAGCCATTTGAAACATTCATGTTTCTCAACAGTCGAGCTTCTTGTTGATCCCCTCTCTCCTTTTTCCTCGACTGCCTTGTTACATTTAGAAACGGGGCCGATATGCCATGCCTTCCTCCCAAACACCTTCCTGTAATGATCTGCATAAGCTGGCTCCAGTTCATAAAAGCTGTTAACAATAACCCCATAGCTCCTTTCTTCAGCCTCTCTAGATGCTTCAATCATCTTCATCAGGAATTCCGACTCACCATCTTCATTTGGGAAATATGGTAACTGACTTCTAGCCATCCTTATCTCGCCGGGGAGATTAGGAATGACGCATGACTCTGAATCACACAACTTCGTCTGAGGTTGATACATCATCACACTCAGAGAAGCACACGACGCAAAGAAACCTGTTCCGTGGAAATACAGCCTTGGAATTTGAAACTTGGCAGCAATATCTGTAGCCCGAGTAAAGAAAGCATCAGCAACAAGGCAATGAGGACGATGTTCATCTAACACCTTCTCAAGCTGTGGTTCAAATAAATAGGTGGCTTTCATAAAATTTCCCAGCATGTCTTGTGTTGCAATCAACTCGGGGCTTTCGCAGTCTTGAGGCAACCCAGCTTCAGCAGATGGGAACTTGATGATAACAAGTTCAATTTCACCTCCTTGGGTTGCTTTGGAGAAGAGTGGTGCATTGAGGGGAGTGGTCACTATGGTGCATCTTACGCCGTGAGAAGAAAATAGTTTGGCGATGTCATTAAGAGGTATACTGTGGCCGAGAGCCATGAATGGGAGAAACATAACATGAAGCTGTTGACATGATTTAGTTTCCGTGGCCATGGGGCAGCAGTATACTCAGATCAGCAGAGTCTCAGAAAATAATGATATTGGTGTTGAGGAAGAATTGAAAACGAGTTCGGAACTTGGGATAATTGAAGGCCAAAATTCGATAAGAATATATAGACGCATCGATATCTCATggcagcttcttcttcttttctcagTTACTTCTACGAATTTTCTTTCTAGTACACGTGTATGCATGATAAGGTCGCTAGAAAATTAACTCAATTACATTTTTTGTGTGGCTCTGCTAGCTGCTCATATCAATTTAGTCCTTTTCAacatactttcaaattttgaaattttgaatcatACACGTAACAGGATTTCTCCATTAGGAAATTGTTGGAGCGCTATAATACGGCGGCATCAGATCGGCGCCGCAATATAGCATGTCAAATCACATTATCATGTCAgtaattataataattataaaatattattttaaataaaaatataattttatcttTCTTAATCCAGCGAATATagattattaaaaaatatatatttattttttatatcatttattttttcaaaatgctTTCAAAATGTAATACAAAATATGATGAATACAAACTATGcttgaaacatatatatatatatatatatatatatatgcgtgTGTGGTAcctatatggtaattgtattaattaattatactcATTAATTAatcgtaaatgtaaattaattaaataagaaagtcATGAATCTTTACAGATTTTTCGCTAGAAAGATTATCATCGACATAATTGTATTGAAATatagtattaattaagatgtgtatactctaggaaaaataacatttgttacTTTATATATCCCCTTAAATCGATTATATTTTAACAAAAGAATATtccattttagaaaaaaaaatcaaaagagtCTTACCGAAAgtcatttaaatataaatattgtaATTACCTTACATCgtctgaaatttaaaaataaatatattttgtgcatatatatatatatatatatatatttcacgcatgcacacacatatttcaagtatattttcgtaaattttaatttttaaattgtatttttaacacattattgtgatgaaaaagaagaaatgataaaaaaacaaaaaaatatttttataataatctatAATCGTTGGA from Argentina anserina chromosome 2, drPotAnse1.1, whole genome shotgun sequence carries:
- the LOC126785353 gene encoding UDP-glucose flavonoid 3-O-glucosyltransferase 7-like: MATETKSCQQLHVMFLPFMALGHSIPLNDIAKLFSSHGVRCTIVTTPLNAPLFSKATQGGEIELVIIKFPSAEAGLPQDCESPELIATQDMLGNFMKATYLFEPQLEKVLDEHRPHCLVADAFFTRATDIAAKFQIPRLYFHGTGFFASCASLSVMMYQPQTKLCDSESCVIPNLPGEIRMARSQLPYFPNEDGESEFLMKMIEASREAEERSYGVIVNSFYELEPAYADHYRKVFGRKAWHIGPVSKCNKAVEEKGERGSTRSSTVEKHECFKWLDSKKPHSVVYVSFGSMIRFAECQLLEIALGLEASGQDFIWVVKNEKKEVEEWLPEGFEKRMEGKGMLIRDWAPQVLILEHEAIGAFVTHCGWNSILEGVSAGVPMITWPLFGEQFYNEKLVTEILRIGIPVSSTKWVSSFLDVNVEKEASVRRDAIEEAVTRIMVGDEVVNMRRRVEKLGEKAMMAIEDGGSSSSDLISLVEELKHLLEA
- the LOC126785352 gene encoding scopoletin glucosyltransferase-like — its product is MGSESHDSVHIFLFPFLAHGHMIPVSDMAKLFASHGVRVTIVTTPLNATRFTQSTQSRKSSSGLIQIKAIELPSEEAGLPKGCENMDTLPPSSDLGNSLFQATRLLQPQLEELLEEFKPTCLVADMLFPWATEAAAKFGIPRLVFHGTCFFSLCAIEIMKLHEPFKNVSSEFESFVIPYLPGEIEMTSSQVPAVTKTIVSSDLNQLMKDAIESVLKSYGVIVNSFYELEPVYADYYRNKLGRKAWHIGPVSLCNREIEEKSNRGKEATVDEHECLKWLDSKKQDSVVYVCFGSVANFNSTQLKEIAMALEAAGQDFIWVVRRGKDEGIEVDQDEWLPEGFEERMEGKGLIIRGWAPQVLILDHPSIGGFVTHCGWNSTMEGISAGLPMVTWPVSAEQFYNEKLVTKVLKIGVSVGTQKWIRIFGDSVKKETIVKAVSEIMVGEEAEMRRSKARELGKQARRSVEEGGSSYQDLNKLIQELKSQQLG